The sequence below is a genomic window from Ischnura elegans chromosome 2, ioIscEleg1.1, whole genome shotgun sequence.
AGAACTTCTGTACAAAAGTATAATCTCTTTCCAACAAGATTTCTGCATTCTACACCAGTAACGTTCTTAGAGATCATATTAGTTTCATGCAAAAGCAATGCGGTGCTAAAAGTCCACAAAACTAGGGAGCAAATACATGCTATTCTTTCATTTTAGGATTATTTCGAAATGAAAttcgatttcatatttttttattttcaaacctttTCACTTGTGTTGGTGATGGTAAGTCTTATGTCtcagttattaataaatatttaccgCTTCCGACGCCTTACTTTCCCACTTTTAGCCCACAATGTAGATTTGGATAGAGGTGGAAGAATTTTGGATGATCTTTGCGGCAGAGAAATTTGTTTAGCATTGACATCTTATCTCCACCATTAGTTTTAAGAGATGGCATTCTCAACGGCAGGAAAAAAGCAAAAATGGGAGGAAACAGAACAATTTCAGTCCATCTTTATCATAATTTATAGACtacaaaagaaaatgtttcagGGCAGAGGTAGAAAATAACAACTcactatgaaaaaataacagagcggaatttaaaaaaaattcattttaatacatATAACACGTAAAAGAgcaaaaaacggaaaatttcacCACTGAGGTCTTTTCTGAGGAAGCACAAAATCAAAAAGTTCCACATTCCCAACCCCGCGTGTAACAATAGCGTTTGTTGTGCCCAACTCCAGGAAGTCGTAAACTAAATAGAGTCATTATGACCTCATCCAGCCTATTGAAGGATTCCATGATGATGCAGAGGCAGacttttattagaatttttacgGTCCCCTAACTTTTTATGACTACTCATAATGACTATCAAAAAATTACCCTGCACGTAACACAAAAGTTTGTGAGCAGTAATAGGAAATAGAatcattttacttaaaaaaattgttctctcCTAAAAGGGGTACCAATCTAAATTGCGTACATCGAGGTTCTTAAGGGAAAAAAAATACACTGTCCTTTGAGATCGCAGagtgatttttataaatattcagaaAGTTGTCGTAAATGCTCATTGCAGTTCGCAGCAAATTGTTGAAAGTAGTAGGCATTAAGGATTCTCTAAATccatgatagaaaaaaaaaaatcaatgccaaCTTTCTGACAACAAGGCTCTTGTCATCCTTTACCCCACGTCAGAATGAATGCTGGTTGAGTTGAAAGCTGGCGGGAAAGAGATCAGATTATAAAAGTAATATCAGTTctatattcaaaaataaaatctttatgcTTTTAAAATTCTCTCGCAACTATCTCATAgctcatttataaatatgaaatgataattatttcttttttttgtgtaaaatgaaataaaacaatgatAAAGATATAATTCCTTCATTCACTGtatctaaaataatgaatatgcgATATTCTActtaaaaagattattttattgaaatataaattctgCTTCATTTAGAAGCCCAATAAATCACTTACTTCTGTAAATTTCTTGTCAgctttttaaatttctctaagAAAAGGAATACGTTATAATTTAGAATTCATTTACTTTGTGGAAACTTGCTTTGCCTCCTGGTTCCAGGTCTGCCGATGGAAAATGCGCTGTAGATACTAGCCTTGGTGGCGCAACGTGAAAAATGAATCACAacgaatttcaatattttagcgGCTATGATATGACGTTAGAATTTGGCCGTTTCTTTCAGCGGccgatagaaaataaaaaggtcATACAGTTTACAGCAACCCgttgaaattgaatttcttttaactggaaaaattattaagaaaCTAAGAGTATACATAAGCCTATGTCTTATAATTATGTCATATTGATTCGAAAAGTTCCCTCGAGAAAAATACTTATGGATGCCACTCCTCAActtattttagcaaaaacagACACTTCGATACTtcgaagtgtctttcattgctaatatggagctcTTCCACCGCGCACAAGCTTCAATTTGTGATTTAATCCACTTATTTTGTTTCATCCTCACttaagagaaattaaataaaacatatttattctGTTTTGGAATCGGTCCACCGCTAACACGACAGAATACTGTTAACCTAACCAGTGGCGCAGAaagggggaggtttgggggataaaaccctcatgtctcagaaatttatttaagctaaacccattttacgtaattgcattaatattacttatagaattttataatgatttataaaatatccctaagaaagtcgtaaaactcactatttatcctaatttttctctgggagggcccccgcacctcccgcttaccctggcgggtatgccatactcCCAGATACcaacgtattagttgcgcctaaaacccctcctagccataattcctagcagcgcccctgaaTCTGACAACTCTAAGCTAATGAGTACCGTGATGTACAATTGTGTTTTACTTTCAAATGAACTCATTCGTCCAGCATGTACGATCATTGTGGCCgacaaaaaatcaaaacaatgtgATACGTCTTTTTTCACTTAATATATACATACTTTATAAATCATTTTGTAAAACAGCATTCAATAAAGAATGTTTTTGCTCGTTTCTCTCAGGTGTTTGAAAACACGCGGATACCAGCAGTCTTCGCTTCTAGTTCAAATAAAATCCGTCGGCAGTCGTGATGACGTGGGGAGTAGCAGTGACttcgatggcggcgctgaaggtgCTGCCGTTGGTGGTGGCCATGTCGTACTTGATACCCGCCACAAACGCTCAAGTACCATTCCTCCTCAGCTGCCCTCCAGTTGAAACGAAAGCGGACTTCAAACCTGACAAGGTGAGTTCGCTTTTACTTGCAatcagcagtggcgcagcgagggggggttttgggggataaaactccccccagagctcagagtaatttttaactttaatccattttactgaatggatcagtattacttatagaatagtgttaggattaatcaaatatctctcattaaGCGGTAAAACTAATCATTTTgaacaattaatcttaaaattttctggagaagGGCCCCCTGATGAAGGGTTCCCACTAACCctagcgggtatgcaatacccccatgcTCCAAAGTACTAGTTGCGtataaaacccccctagccttaattcttagctgcgcccctcgCAATAGtgggattgaaaataattttctttgaatgaaattcAGCGGGCAACATTCATGGGGTAAATGCGCACAAGAGCGCTCAAAGAAACTCCGCAGTGACCGGAAGtggaggaaaaattgaaactcaaatcttcaatgatatttttggaaatataacatggtagaaaagaaaatacatgtgAATAGATTATATTTAAATTCAGATGATTCTCTAAAATTTTGGTGCAATAGTTTCAATTGAATTATAGACGTGGAAGCGAACTATATATCGTCACAATCACCCAATTACAACGAGCTTGTGATCTCGGATTTCCATTTCAATCTCGATTGCAGGGGcgtattcagcatcaaatttggaggGTGGGAGTCATGACCTGGGTCGGGAGAGTATGCTATACCCCCTGGAGAGAAGGGCATTCtcccatgaaatttttttacatacacGCTtattacgcattttggagcctaaaatttctttttattcttaacaacagaATAAATTGAACAATCATAGACACTTAAGGATAGGACTATTAAActtatgaaaatggaaaatattttataaaatttgggcGGGGGATCATGACTCAAGTGACCACCCTCATGAATGCTCGACTGAATTCGCAGAAGTCAAAAGTCGCTCATTCACATTCATTCGCTTGTTTATATTGTCATCAACCCTGAACAAATGAGATCTATTTACtcattcattgaaagtcattcGAGTTACGTGCTTGGTGATATCTGTCATTGTGACACAAGCATCCAAACTCGGGTCAAGTTTCATCGTCTGATGCTTAGACGGTGAACTTTAAAGGTAAGCATTTTATGATGAATAGTTATCCGATTAGACATCAGCCCTGAGACTGAAACTTGACTTGGGTTTTGAGAATGCATGGCATAAATCACCCGGCTGGATAGCCGAATGGCCTTCCATGACGCATAACGCTGGGGAAGCGTCAGACTTAAATTCGCCGTATACTCTCCCTGAGCCACATAGGTACTCATTTAAATTCATTAGTAGTAACTCGAGTTCGCGAATGCGATCATAAATGGCCGCCTAATAAGGTGAAAGCGCTCGAATACAGAATAACCCAAGACccaatgggaaagaaaaaaatatttctaataaatctaTTCTAATAAATTATTGCCCAACTTAAATTGAAATTTCGATTTCCCTGTTTTCGATCATTTCCACCGAAGCCTATCAGTGGCTCAACTTAATAAGGCTAATATCCTCTTTTGAGCACGTCAACAGCAGAGAGATTCGGGAATGCGATGAAGTAGGTTGAAAATATGCTACAGACTAAACAATCTCATTATTCTCAATCTCAGGCATTACTTGTCATATTCACATATTATTTTTAGAACTAATTCGATTGTTAACAGAATACAATTTCAAGAGTTATATTGAGTTGATAGCTTACCGTGCGTCGGTCAAATATATTTTGGGAGGGCTCGTGAGGCTGTGAGGAAATTacaaagattaaaataaaattataaattagcaAAATTATCGGTAAAAATGGACAAACAAAAGAATAATCATTCCTGAATTCCTCGGAGAGGAACACAAACGTGAGGAAGGAGAGAGGAGAATCCATTATAAACATTCCTGAATATCACCGGTGCTGATATTGGAAAATTTAGCCTAATTAAGTTGAGCCACTTATTGGCTCTGGTGGAATTGCTCGAAAATAGGGAAGTCTAAATTTCCATTTAAGCTGGGAAATAATTTATTAGAATAGATTTATTAGAGACAagagaaatacggaaaaaatggTAGTGGTATGATTTATCTGCTTCTGGGGATTGTCACCATATTTGCAAAGCGTGTGCCGTCGAGCCTGAGTGAAGTAGAGCACTCCTCCTTCATTATCAATTTTAGACAACgtgttttaaaataaacaaatataaccGACGAAAATTCAAAATTGGGTAATTTTTCTTAACTGCGGACTCGgtgatatttccttttgacaatgaAAATCTATAACCGCATTTATATAAagaaattgccatttttaaaagatattttttttttttttttttttttttataaacacattacaatacatcaaaaatacatatctcaaatattaaaatatatataatacattaaaaacattccctttacaaattcttaacacgcttttataacactatataaccaacacatattctgacttattgggcaagaaaagataaaagagaaaaaccctgttattacaatattttagaataaaaataggaaaaaaaataatttatcgggATATTAATCAATACTGGCACCAAAtacaaattcatatttgaatatactaaattatttcaatcaattcCTCCACGGTACAGCTTTGTTCAACTCACAAATGCTGCGGAAAATCGTTTTCTCTTGGTAATAAGTTTATTCTTAGCATAGAACAATTGATAATCCAGCATATTTTCAATGACTCAGTCTCGAAGTATCTCATTttcacattaaataataaaaatccattccTTAATGCTCATTATTGGAAACTTACTTCTACTACATGCAGATTTCAAACTCCCAATGTACATATTAGAGGAAGGTTGCATGGGAAGCATTGGCACGGGTacaggaaagaatatttcgagGGGTCAGTGACTTCTCTCCTCCCACCCCCAGATTTGTTTACCCCAATGATTTACTGTCCGACGCTCACGCCCGTCACGATTTTACGTCTCACGCGTATCCTGTTCCAACCTCTTAACTTTGCATCCGAAAGAATGTGAGTCCACAATTCATCCCAATAGGGCGGTTTTTATGACGGAGTGAATGGACGCCATTAAAGTGACTGCTTTAAGTCCAGCTACATTTAATACGACAGCAGGTCGACTGGTTTCCGGAAACAAGCGAGGTAGAACGCATCTTAGACAATTACCGTCACATTCGGACAAAAGGAGGTTCCAAAGTTGAATACAGTTCACTAAAGCATAGGAGGAGGTGTCTTTTGAAGATAAGTCGATTCTGTGATCACACCCATTCCAATGTTGTATCAAAATTGTGCCATGAGTTTTGAAACCTGACGGGTGAAGTTAAATCTCTCTACCCTtaaagaaagttaaaatttaaatgtactataaaataatgaaaaggaaaaaaatgtcgaattttatactttattcaatgttgtattaattttgaatttactcgattacgaataaatacaaaagaTCGTAAATCAATTAATATCTACAAATAAATAGTTACATAAAATCCATCCCAGGATTTTGCAAAAAActaatgtatattttgttatttttcatagctggaattttaaagataactaAAGTAGGCGATTGGAAAGACTTGTGGAAAAGATGACACTTTTCCTCAAATACATCACCTCTCCTACCTCAGCCTTCCCATTTCACTTCCCAACCCCACAAATCCAAACTGTAAAAATACAGCTGAAGAAATTCATAATATCAGTTATTGAGAATCGGTCGAAACGCATTGCATGTTACtcaataaatttttggaaaagcTGCTATCTCTTTTACATTCACATTAATAATTTCCTTTTACTAGTTCTCTCTTACGttgttaataatataattattatctaaGATATTTATCATAAACTTATTCTTCTAAATTTTTCTGAACCATAAAATTGAGCATATtggttatttttactttattccgcTTAAAAATATGGTTTCTAATTGAATTTAGAGCTTTTTTCAACGAAATTTCGGTGGAATTAATAAATAGCAATATgttttagaaaatcaaatatcgcAAATTAAAAATAGGAGAGTGAACAAAGACGAATTCAGATATCTTGGAGctaattgtttttgttttccattgtcagtaaacatttttttagtttttatatttatgaatgaataatgcTGCTGTCAacctatttaaattaaatattggatTTTGTTTTAGTATTTAGGATTGTGGTACGAAGCAGAGAGATACCCCGCAGTCTTCGAAATTGGAGCAAAGTGTGTCACTGCCACTTACACGATGAATCCAAATGGAACTATTGATGtactcaatgaaaatattaattccgtGTAAGTAAAATCTAATACTATGGCATCTTCTGCGTCTAAATATTATATGTTCTTCTATTCATATAATTAAACTAGAAATTTATAATGGGAATGCCACTGATTCATTCAATACTTTAGAGCTCAAAATGATGAGCTCCTAGTGCTGAGGCCATTAATAAACTTCCTACAAAAGATGAAATACGCAATAAATTTACATATCGTAAGCTTCAAGCTAGCTATATAGCTCATAGTATAGCTCAAGTTATATCAAAGTGGtagtaaatcaaaatatattgctagcgaaatttttataaatacaaagTTTATTAATAACTTCACGATTAAAGTGAAATAGTATCATATCGGCTCAAATAATCCGGTTAATATGGCATTtgcaaagagaataaaaataatcataaatatattgaaaaataatatgtaattaattcttcCTAATGTCTAATCTAGAAGCGGGATCAAGTCATCCATTGAGGGATACGCGACAATCGTCGATCCTGATGATCCCGCCAAGCTGGCTGTAAGATTTCCATCCCTCCCAGGTGGGTCTCTCGAGATCTTCTATTGAATTTGTCATTTATAATGGAgcgctaaaaatttatttcgataaaattaacatttcctcTAGATTTTGTCAAAGTAGTTCTGCGGTAACGTTGCGGTGACAAGATTGAGTATCTTCTCATTCAAATGCtgtacataatttaatttattacactGAATGAATGGTTTAAGTCATAtataaagggaaaaataaaaaaggaactttttcatgtatttttttcttttcatggaCTATTTCTATGACGCAGTGGCTTTTGATGCTCCATACTGGGTTGTGGATACGGACTACGACAAGTACGCTGTAGTATGGTCTTGCGCAGATTTAACAATCATAAGCACGAGTAAGTAAACTAAATTAATCCTCTGTCTCAATTTAATCGATAGAGTGACTGAATACGGAGGAAATAACTTCACAGAATTGTAACTTGCATGGattaatatttgagattaattttaactaaatcatAACACAACGCTTTAAAAACAATCTTCTTCATTGAATGATATTCTACACGCATTCATCTATatgagaataaatg
It includes:
- the LOC124153669 gene encoding apolipoprotein D-like, which encodes MTWGVAVTSMAALKVLPLVVAMSYLIPATNAQVPFLLSCPPVETKADFKPDKYLGLWYEAERYPAVFEIGAKCVTATYTMNPNGTIDVLNENINSVSGIKSSIEGYATIVDPDDPAKLAVRFPSLPVAFDAPYWVVDTDYDKYAVVWSCADLTIISTRNAWILTRDRNPTVEVMEQAYAAVDKAGISRALFTLTDQKNCSETH